One part of the Thermoanaerobacterium sp. CMT5567-10 genome encodes these proteins:
- a CDS encoding Abi family protein, translated as MDTVKPFLSIDDQIKLLKKRKLIINDDQYEKAKEFLLNNNYYRVSGYSLTLRKNDTFFDSASLETLMQIYEADRRMRHIMLSVIEAVEVRIKSMIAYFHSEKYGPLGYLDINNFCCTNNGKIDLPIIENYLYITRKADSQKNAMTESELFLKHHKEHKNDILPFWVYVEVLTISDASKLYTILDEELRKTIALHLGFKSNNRHKIVENLLHCITILRNICAHGGRLYNRLFTRKPWLSKKEKSLLRVENGNIIYDKLFSYILVLKSITLPQDFKLVVEHITQIQEQYPLVDFRHYGFPENWQEIL; from the coding sequence ATGGATACAGTAAAACCGTTCTTATCAATTGACGATCAGATAAAGTTATTGAAAAAGAGGAAATTGATCATTAACGATGATCAATACGAAAAGGCGAAAGAGTTTCTTTTGAATAACAACTATTATCGAGTAAGCGGGTACTCTTTAACGCTACGTAAAAACGATACTTTTTTTGATAGTGCTTCATTAGAAACATTGATGCAAATATATGAAGCCGATCGTCGTATGCGACATATAATGTTATCGGTTATTGAAGCAGTTGAAGTTCGAATAAAATCAATGATTGCTTACTTCCATAGCGAAAAATATGGCCCTTTAGGTTATCTCGATATAAATAATTTCTGCTGTACTAATAATGGTAAAATTGATCTACCAATAATAGAGAATTACCTTTACATAACTAGAAAAGCAGATTCTCAAAAAAATGCAATGACAGAATCAGAATTGTTTCTAAAACATCATAAAGAACACAAAAATGATATTCTACCATTTTGGGTTTATGTCGAAGTTCTCACCATATCAGATGCCTCAAAACTATATACGATTTTAGACGAAGAATTACGAAAAACTATAGCCCTCCATTTGGGCTTTAAATCGAATAATAGACATAAGATTGTTGAAAATTTATTGCATTGTATTACCATTCTCAGGAATATTTGTGCTCATGGTGGACGTTTATATAACCGTCTATTTACTAGAAAGCCTTGGCTTTCAAAAAAGGAAAAAAGTCTTCTCCGAGTCGAAAATGGCAATATAATTTACGATAAGTTGTTTTCATACATATTAGTACTTAAATCAATCACTCTTCCTCAAGACTTTAAGCTGGTTGTTGAACACATAACTCAGATACAAGAACAATATCCTTTGGTTGACTTTAGGCATTATGGATTTCCTGAAAATTGGCAAGAAATACTGTAA
- a CDS encoding P27 family phage terminase small subunit: MAKDGTNRGGARIGAGQKKKPLADKILEGNPGRRKLMVMEFTDAAELEGESMPPPRDYLAAKQKNGKTTLAVEIYEKTWQWLKERRCVHLIPAQLIEQYAQSVARWIQCEECITEFGFLAKHPTTGNAIPSPYVAMSQSFMKQANNLWYQIYQVVRENCATEYKGATPHDDVMEKLLTARRGG, translated from the coding sequence ATGGCAAAGGACGGTACCAACCGCGGCGGGGCACGTATTGGTGCAGGACAGAAGAAAAAGCCTCTGGCGGATAAGATTTTGGAAGGAAACCCCGGCAGACGAAAGCTCATGGTAATGGAGTTTACGGATGCTGCGGAACTGGAAGGAGAGAGCATGCCGCCACCGAGGGATTATCTTGCTGCAAAGCAGAAGAACGGAAAAACAACACTGGCGGTGGAAATATACGAAAAAACATGGCAGTGGCTTAAGGAACGTAGGTGTGTTCACCTTATCCCTGCGCAGCTTATAGAGCAATATGCCCAGAGTGTAGCGCGGTGGATCCAGTGCGAGGAATGTATCACTGAATTTGGCTTTCTTGCCAAGCATCCGACGACTGGCAATGCCATCCCGTCACCTTATGTGGCCATGAGCCAAAGTTTCATGAAACAGGCCAATAACCTGTGGTATCAGATTTATCAAGTTGTGCGGGAAAACTGTGCTACCGAATACAAAGGGGCTACTCCTCACGATGATGTGATGGAAAAACTCCTGACAGCCAGGAGGGGTGGCTGA
- a CDS encoding HNH endonuclease: protein MPRKPKRPCSFPGCPELTDGRYCDKHQKQVDAYYNKYERDPQTRKRYDRRWRRIRDRYISEHPLCEECQKYGSLTPAEEVHHIIPLSKGGTNADSNLMSLCKRCHSSITAREGERWARR, encoded by the coding sequence ATGCCAAGAAAGCCAAAAAGGCCTTGCTCCTTTCCCGGCTGTCCTGAGCTGACGGACGGAAGGTACTGCGATAAGCATCAAAAGCAAGTTGATGCTTATTACAACAAATATGAACGAGATCCCCAAACAAGAAAACGCTATGACCGGAGATGGAGACGCATCAGAGACAGATATATCTCAGAGCATCCGCTTTGTGAGGAGTGTCAAAAGTACGGAAGTCTCACTCCGGCCGAAGAGGTGCACCATATCATCCCTTTGTCTAAAGGCGGAACCAATGCAGACAGCAACCTTATGAGCCTGTGTAAAAGATGTCACTCTTCGATCACTGCCCGCGAAGGAGAGCGGTGGGCAAGACGGTAG